The following proteins are co-located in the Polymorphospora rubra genome:
- a CDS encoding conjugal transfer protein TrbL family protein: MGGLFDQVLDWLTGAVLDCLDAIFGLVTGVLLTTPQVTALPQVQALTGRSVWIVDTVFVLAFVAAGVLVMVAGGSEQSRYTVKDLLPRLVVGFTAAHFSQLVCAQLIDVANALTGAVSDGGPDSDSAFAAIRTHLTAGRDQTVALLFLILALVITALIATTAVQFVGRIVALLVLTGIAPLALACHALPQTDPVARMWWRSYTGCLAIPVVQAFFLTAGEQILLDPAALLPVLGLPVEPGGVLNLLVVVVLFWTTTRIPGLMARWAGQPGRGPNVLGAVVRVVVVQQITRNLPGLNMLRRTSR; the protein is encoded by the coding sequence ATGGGAGGGCTCTTCGATCAGGTCCTCGACTGGCTGACCGGGGCAGTCCTGGACTGCCTCGACGCGATCTTCGGCCTGGTCACCGGGGTGCTGCTGACCACGCCGCAGGTCACGGCGCTGCCGCAGGTGCAGGCGCTCACCGGCCGGTCGGTCTGGATCGTGGACACCGTCTTCGTCCTGGCGTTCGTCGCCGCCGGCGTGCTGGTCATGGTCGCCGGTGGCAGCGAACAGTCCCGGTACACGGTCAAGGACCTGCTGCCGCGGCTGGTCGTCGGTTTCACCGCCGCGCACTTCTCCCAACTGGTCTGCGCCCAGCTCATCGACGTCGCCAACGCGCTGACCGGGGCGGTCAGCGACGGCGGCCCCGACAGTGACAGTGCGTTCGCGGCGATCCGGACCCACCTCACGGCCGGCCGGGACCAGACCGTCGCCCTGCTGTTCCTAATCCTGGCCCTAGTCATCACCGCGCTGATCGCGACCACCGCGGTCCAGTTCGTCGGCCGGATCGTGGCGCTGCTGGTCCTGACCGGTATCGCGCCGCTGGCACTGGCCTGTCACGCCCTGCCGCAGACCGACCCGGTCGCGCGCATGTGGTGGCGCTCCTACACCGGCTGCCTGGCGATCCCGGTCGTCCAGGCGTTCTTCCTCACCGCCGGAGAGCAGATCCTGCTCGACCCGGCGGCGCTGCTGCCCGTGCTCGGCCTTCCGGTCGAGCCCGGCGGCGTCCTCAACCTGCTCGTCGTGGTGGTCCTGTTCTGGACGACCACCAGGATCCCCGGGCTGATGGCCCGCTGGGCGGGGCAGCCGGGACGGGGCCCGAACGTGCTCGGCGCGGTCGTGCGTGTCGTCGTGGTGCAGCAGATCACCCGCAACCTTCCCGGACTGAACATGCTTCGGAGGACCTCACGTTGA
- a CDS encoding pilin, whose product MSRIPLLHTLLARPAARTALRLAAPLTGIGLALWLPAAAYADPGAPVHLVVNSLPVVIGNLRNWIMGILAAVATLFLVLAGVYWATAGGDPAQVERAKLALRNALIGYGLAVLAPILLQVVQGIVGG is encoded by the coding sequence ATGTCCCGCATCCCGCTACTTCACACCCTGCTGGCCCGCCCCGCTGCCCGCACGGCGCTGCGTCTGGCAGCACCCCTGACCGGCATTGGCCTGGCCCTGTGGCTTCCCGCCGCCGCGTACGCCGACCCCGGAGCGCCTGTCCATCTGGTGGTGAACTCGCTGCCGGTGGTGATCGGCAACCTGCGGAACTGGATCATGGGAATCCTGGCCGCGGTCGCCACCTTGTTCCTCGTTCTGGCCGGGGTGTACTGGGCCACCGCCGGTGGTGACCCGGCGCAGGTCGAGCGGGCCAAGCTCGCCCTGCGCAACGCCCTGATCGGCTACGGCCTGGCGGTCCTGGCCCCGATCCTGCTGCAGGTCGTCCAGGGCATCGTCGGGGGCTGA
- a CDS encoding VirB4 family type IV secretion system protein, with protein MITTKRHGIRRFGGLRPAGVAATVAPAAVEVTPRWLRVGDGYAATMVVTGYPAEVGPAWLEPLLSWPGRLDLALHVEPLPGPVAAARLRNQRARFESSRRADTGKGRLVDPLVEAAADDAADLADRVARGAAKLFRVGLYLTVHARSKAELVEACAQVRAAAASTLLEVQPATWRQLAGWTTTLPLAADGLRMLRTMDTQALAAAFPLSSPDLPAPLPGDPPATGGVLYGTNPASAGIVWWDRWAQENHNSVVLARSGAGKSYFVKLEILRSLYQGVQVAVVDPEDEYPRLADAVGGSIVRLGLPGVKINPLDLPAGDRRPDVLTRRGLFLHTLVSVLLGHQPPPAERAALDRAIIAVYLQAGITADPATHHRPAPLLRDLVAILDADGDPAAVNLTARLAPWVRGSFSNLFDGPTTHTPSGHLVVWSLRHLPDELRTAGTLLALDSIWRTVDAPEHPSQRRLVVVDEAWLLMRDGEGAKFLFRMSKAARKRNAGLTVITQDAADVLATDLGQAVVSNAATQILLRQAPQAIDAVAAAFGLTGGERRLLLSARRGHGLLISGTNRTAFEAISSQAEHLLATTNPAELTDPGEEDEGL; from the coding sequence ATGATCACCACCAAGCGACACGGCATCCGCCGCTTCGGCGGCCTGCGGCCGGCCGGTGTGGCCGCGACGGTCGCGCCGGCCGCGGTCGAGGTCACGCCTCGCTGGCTGCGTGTCGGCGACGGGTACGCGGCCACCATGGTCGTGACCGGCTACCCGGCCGAGGTCGGCCCGGCCTGGCTGGAGCCGCTGCTGTCCTGGCCCGGCCGCCTCGACCTCGCCCTGCACGTCGAGCCGTTGCCCGGCCCGGTCGCCGCGGCACGGCTGCGAAACCAACGCGCCCGGTTCGAGTCCAGCCGCCGCGCCGACACCGGCAAGGGCCGGCTCGTCGATCCCCTGGTCGAGGCGGCGGCCGACGACGCCGCCGACCTCGCCGACCGGGTCGCCCGGGGCGCCGCGAAGCTGTTCCGGGTCGGCCTGTACCTGACCGTGCACGCCCGCAGCAAGGCCGAACTGGTCGAGGCGTGCGCCCAGGTCCGGGCCGCGGCGGCGTCCACCCTGCTCGAGGTCCAGCCGGCGACGTGGCGGCAGCTCGCCGGCTGGACCACCACCCTGCCCCTCGCAGCCGATGGGCTGCGGATGCTGCGGACCATGGACACCCAGGCCCTCGCCGCCGCGTTCCCGCTGTCGAGCCCGGACCTGCCCGCTCCACTGCCCGGTGACCCGCCCGCGACCGGCGGCGTGCTCTACGGCACCAATCCGGCCAGTGCCGGCATCGTCTGGTGGGACCGGTGGGCGCAGGAGAACCACAACTCCGTCGTCCTCGCCAGAAGCGGGGCCGGGAAGTCGTACTTCGTGAAACTGGAGATCCTGCGCAGCCTCTACCAAGGCGTGCAGGTCGCGGTCGTCGACCCGGAGGACGAGTACCCGCGGCTCGCCGACGCGGTCGGCGGCAGCATCGTTCGGCTCGGCCTGCCCGGCGTGAAGATCAACCCACTCGATCTGCCGGCCGGGGACCGCCGCCCGGACGTGCTCACCCGCCGGGGCCTGTTCCTGCACACCCTCGTCAGCGTCCTGCTCGGACACCAGCCCCCACCCGCCGAGCGGGCCGCGCTGGACCGGGCCATCATCGCCGTCTATCTGCAGGCCGGCATCACCGCGGATCCGGCCACCCACCACCGGCCAGCGCCGCTGCTACGCGACCTCGTCGCGATCCTGGACGCCGACGGCGACCCGGCCGCGGTGAACCTGACTGCCCGGCTCGCGCCGTGGGTGCGGGGCAGCTTCAGCAACCTGTTCGACGGGCCGACCACCCACACCCCGAGCGGGCACCTGGTCGTCTGGTCCCTGCGGCACCTGCCCGACGAGTTGCGGACCGCCGGCACCCTGCTCGCGCTCGACTCGATCTGGCGTACCGTCGACGCCCCCGAACATCCGTCGCAGCGCAGGCTCGTCGTGGTCGACGAGGCCTGGCTACTGATGCGCGACGGCGAGGGCGCGAAGTTCCTGTTCCGCATGTCGAAGGCCGCGCGCAAGCGCAACGCCGGGCTGACCGTGATCACCCAGGACGCCGCCGACGTGCTGGCCACCGACCTCGGCCAAGCCGTGGTCTCCAACGCCGCCACCCAGATACTGCTGCGGCAGGCGCCGCAGGCCATCGACGCCGTCGCCGCCGCGTTCGGGCTGACCGGCGGCGAACGCCGCCTGCTGCTGTCCGCCCGCCGCGGCCACGGCCTGCTGATCTCGGGCACCAACCGGACCGCGTTCGAGGCCATCTCCTCGCAGGCCGAGCACCTCCTGGCCACCACGAACCCGGCCGAGCTGACCGACCCCGGCGAGGAGGACGAGGGCCTGTGA
- a CDS encoding PrgI family protein: MAADVDAPDKVAYGLTFHQLAIVAAGALCFYGVWRTLHDVVPAPLLVGAGVVFGGLVTGLALGRRDGLSLDTWLLHAIRHTRGPRSLSTAGPASGQGLPDWVEPPKAGRMPLPAPLRLPADAIDDDGQIALGGVRAAIVGTTTVNLALRTPAEQAALIDGFGRWLNSLATPTQVVVSAQPVDLASHSRTLAAASDALPHPRLREACADHAEFLADLAARRDPLRRQVLVVTRTATGEQGGHAALRRADDTVRALSGLGVSPQVLDGPAVTAALTSAADPYRPPRPGGLAPPDAVITTASQMRRTTNR, encoded by the coding sequence ATGGCCGCCGACGTTGACGCGCCCGACAAGGTCGCCTACGGGCTGACGTTCCATCAGCTGGCGATCGTCGCCGCCGGCGCACTCTGCTTCTACGGCGTATGGCGCACGCTGCACGACGTCGTACCCGCGCCGCTGCTCGTCGGCGCCGGGGTGGTGTTCGGCGGCCTGGTCACCGGACTCGCGCTCGGCCGCCGCGACGGCCTGTCCCTGGACACATGGCTGCTCCACGCGATCCGGCACACTCGTGGCCCGCGTTCGTTGTCCACCGCCGGTCCGGCATCCGGTCAGGGGTTGCCGGACTGGGTCGAACCACCGAAGGCCGGTCGGATGCCGCTGCCGGCGCCGTTACGGCTGCCCGCCGACGCCATCGACGACGACGGGCAGATCGCCCTCGGCGGCGTGCGGGCGGCGATCGTCGGGACCACGACCGTGAACCTGGCACTGCGCACTCCGGCGGAGCAGGCGGCCCTGATCGATGGCTTCGGGCGCTGGCTCAACAGCCTGGCGACGCCGACCCAGGTCGTCGTGTCCGCGCAGCCGGTCGACCTGGCCTCCCACAGCCGTACCCTCGCCGCCGCGTCTGATGCCCTGCCGCATCCGCGGCTGCGGGAGGCATGTGCCGACCACGCCGAGTTCCTCGCCGATCTCGCCGCCCGCCGCGACCCGCTGCGCCGGCAGGTCCTGGTCGTCACCCGCACCGCCACCGGCGAGCAGGGCGGTCACGCCGCCCTGCGGCGGGCCGACGACACCGTACGGGCGTTGTCCGGGCTCGGCGTCAGCCCGCAGGTGCTGGACGGTCCGGCGGTCACCGCCGCCCTCACCAGCGCGGCCGACCCCTACCGGCCGCCTCGCCCGGGTGGACTGGCCCCGCCCGACGCCGTCATCACCACAGCCTCACAAATGCGAAGGACGACAAACAGATGA